GGCTTTTTCATTGGGGCTTCTCGATCCCATGGCCCCATAACCCAGATGGTCGTAATGGGCACCGATGACCACCGTTTTCTTTGCTTTATTATTGAGAAAACCAAGGACATTTTTCCCTTTTCCATCCATTTGGGCACCACCATGTGGATTTTTCGAAAAAGAAAATTCGTGATACCATTCGTCGTTGCCTTTCGGACTCAGACCAATTTGTTTCATTCTGTGAGCGATGTATTCAGCGGCCAGAGTTTCGCCCGGGCTCCCTGTTTCACGGCCTTCGAGTAAATCAGAAGAGAGGTAAACCACATCGACCTTTATATTTAAATGGGGATCGTATTGAGCAAAGCTCATCGAACTGAAACTCAATAACATGAAGATGATGAAATTCTTTATTTGAGACGGAGATGCGAAATGAGGCAGGTACATGAAGTGGATTTTTTGTAAATGAAGCGCAAAGCTAAGTAACAAACTAACCACATGCGGGTTCAAAACCGTAATTTTACGGCCCTAAGTTTAGAATATGAATCGTAAATGGTTGATAACCGCTGTTTTGGCTTTAGTGTTTGCTGCTTACTTCCTGGCTTGTTTTTTTGGTCCGGCGAGTTACAAATTTGTGGGCGAAGTCAAAATTGACGGACCTTACAAAATGGCATATCTTGCGATCAACGACATCAGAGATTGGCCGAGATGGATCAGCTGGGGAGAAGGCGATAAGTACTTTAAATTAGAAAAAGGCGGACGCGAAAGGTATATCGGTGCCAATTTTACTTTTGAAGGGGGAAAACTTGACGAAGGTTATGTTGAGATTGAGGAATCATTTCAGGATAGTTTCATCACCGCCAAGATAAAATCGACCAAGCTGCCTTCACAGCTACACCTCAACTGGCAAATCATTCCAGAAGGCACGAAAAGCCTGTTCCTGAAATTGAATGCACGCATCCCGGGTCGCGTTGATTTTTTGAAAAGGGCCTGGTATCTGGGCTTTCCAGCCATGCTCGACGAGACTCTACAAAATGATTTGAATGGAATCAAGACTTACGTTGAAGGTCTTGTTAAGACTGAATTTGGAATTCAGAAAACAAGCTTTACGGAGAAACATTATTTCGGAATCCTCGACATCATCCCCAATACCAAAATTCCACAGTATTATGCAAAGAACTTACCCAAAGTCTACAATTTCCTGGACTCTATGGGTTTAACACCTGCAGGTCCGCCAGTGGGTTTGATCTTCGACTGGGATGCCTTATTGGGGCAGGTACTTATCATGGCAGCCTTGCCTGTGGAACAAGCCATGAAAATTATACAGGGTATACTTCTTATACCATAAAATCTACCGAATGTTACAAGTTGGAGAATTATGGAAGTTATGCAAGTTTGAGAAATGCGCATACCAAGCTGGCTTACATCATGGATAACTCTCCGTATATATTGGGATCACCAATCATTGAAGAATATGTAACTTCGCCATCACAGGAACCGGATACTTCAAAATGGCTGACCAACGTTTTTTATTTGTTTGACAATACGGGCGGGTATTCCAAATCACTTGAACACCGATATACCCTGGAAGATGTGATCAAGATAGAAGAAGCAGAAAGAAGAAAGAAGATCATCGAATCGATGATCCGATACGAATAAAAAATATTCTGCAATCGCAGAAATAAATTTATAAACAATCCGAAATTCATGAATATAGATAACTTTTTGATCTCGGGCAAATTTGATCCTGTTACCAGAGACGAATTTATCGAATTCAAATCGGATTTGGATCAAGATCTTTTGTATCTTCAGTTGGATGTTTATGTTGCTTTTTTGCGGATGAAGGAATTTGCGACTAAAGATTCAATTCAGTTATCCATTGTATCTGCATTCCGGAGTTATGAGCGGCAGCAGGAAATCTGGGAAGGCAAATGGCAGGGAAGCCTGCCGGTAGACGGCATGGATTTGAATATATTTACCAATGATCCGATGGCCAAAGCCCAAAAAATTCTGGAATACACGGCTCCTCCCGGTTTCTCCAGGCATCATTGGGGTACGGATATCGATATCAATTCGGTTGAACCTGATTATTTTGATACAGAAGAGGGATTCAGAACTTACCAATGGCTGCTTATTCATGCCGGGAAATTTGGTTTTTGTCAGACATACACCGCATACAATGCATTAAGACCCGGTGGGTTCCGCGAAGAAAAATGGCATTGGTCTTATGAACCGATTTCTTATCAGATCTGGTCAACCCAAATCAAGCAATTGGATCACTTGCAAATCGGACCGTTTTTAGGATCGGAAATTTTCAACCAAATCAATTTGCTTGAATACATCAAAAATGTGAATCATTGCAGTGAACTTATCTCAGAAAAATAAGTTTTTTAGATAGATTGTTTGAGCCCCGAATTGATCCTTTAGTTTTAACTAACAATTATCTAATTTTAAAATGGCATTGACAGAATCTAATATGCTCAGACTTGGGACCGAAGCACCCGATTTTGCACTCCCGGATGTCGTGAGCGGAAAAATCGTGCATCTCTTTTCGGAGACCAATCGCGATGGATACCTCATTATGTTTATTTGCAATCACTGCCCGTATGTGGTTCATATTATGGATGGATTGCTGAAATTACTGCAGGACTATTCCGGGAAAAATATTTTTATTGCAGCGATTAGCAGCAACGATGTAGATTCCTATCCGCAGGATGGGCCGGATAAAATGAAAGAACTGGCCTTGACGAAGGAATTTAAATTTCCCTATTTGTACGATGAGACTCAGGAGATTGCCAAAGTTTACGATGCGGCCTGTACGCCTGATTTTTATGTGTTCGACCGAAACAAGAAATTGGTATATCGCGGCAGGATGGATGAAAGCCGTCCGCAGTCAGGTATTCCGGTTACAGGCAGAGATTTACGCAAAGCACTGGATGCTGTTTTAAACGGACAGACAGTCGATGAAGTGCAATATCCAAGTATGGGATGCAACATCAAATGGAAGAAATAGGGATCAAGAGGAAATTATGACTGATTCGAATCAATTTGTACGAAATGGCTGTGCAGAAATCGATGAGATTACCCGATTCGTAAATGTACATTTCGGCAAGATGCCTCCGGATTTGTTAAATCAAAGAGCTGGGCCTGGTACCTGGAGCATTGCAGAAAATTTAAAACACCTTATGGTCGTCAATGAAAGTTATTTTCCAGGTTTCGAAGCACTCCGTAATAAAAACAATTCTCAGAATTCAAATTTGATTTCCAGATGGTTTGCCCATAAAATGGGTCATTGGATTCTCAAAAGGGTCAAACGCAGCGGAGATCATAAAATGAAAACTTTTTCCATTTGGGAGCCGGTTCAATATTCGAAACCGGGTTCCGTGGTAGAAGACTTTGAACACCACCAGGGCTTGCTTAAAACATATCTGGAGTGGAGCGTTGCCTGGATAGAAAAAGGGCTGGTGATCGCATCTCCGGCGAATGGCTTGATTCGATATCGCATTGAAGATGCCTGGAACATCATCATCGAGCACGAATGGAGACATCTCAATCAGGCCATGAGAATGAAAGCGAACCAAAAGCAACAATAATTTGAATTCTTCAAATTCTGTATTTTATCCGACCTTTTTCATTTTTGATTTTTTACGCGCCATACTTCACAACTTACAAATAAATTTCTTTGTGTTCGTGAGTAGCATCTACGTCAGAATGAAATGATTTTATAAATTATGGATCAAATCAAAAATATGGGGAGAAATCAGCTTTGACGTCAATTCTTAAATAAATTCACGGATTCAAAAAGCCCAAAATTATCTAATTGACTTTCTCTTATTCCTAAGATTCATTGTTCTTTTTTGTCTTGATACATGACTGAACGATTACGCCGTAAGGCCTATCGATGTCCACAAAGGACATCGAAGTGAAGAAGAACCGCGAAGCGGCTGACCTGTTATTATTATATATGTTTTCATTTCTTAACGCTAAAATGAAAAAGGCCGATCTGAATTTCTGATCTGTTTACTAATTGGACATACTGATTTTATTTATTTCAGATGCCAAAATTGCTTCATTTCAACTTAATCCCCATATATTTTACCTGACCCTAAATTATGTCTCATTATTTCAGTCAGGCGAGTACATTTAATAAGTACATTATCAAAAGGAGATCAGAATAAAATAGAAGGTCTCTTATTTAACCGCTAAGTGCACAAAGATTATCGCAAAGTTCGGAGAGAGATGGCACAAATTAGAAAACCAATAGCGTAAAATACATTTAATGCGATTCTGGAATACTCCGCGTTCTTTTCGTCTTCTCTACGCTCTTTGCGGTTAAAATAATATGCATCTTCAGTAAAGGAGAGTTGAATATTTATAAGCTGTGTCGGAATTTATACACCCTCCGGTGATATTGATCTATGTAGGCATATATCAAGACAAAAGAAAATGCTCTTTAAAAAAAAGAGATAGTCAATATGAAGTTATTCAGTTGCCTCTTATCGCTGAATTTATTCATTTAAATTTAAATACCAGCGAAGTAAAATTTTAACAAAATCCTTATCTGGGATATAATTTTCATTAATTTTGATCTGGCCAACCGACTTCGAAAATCATCGGATCTAACATCTGTAAGTGGCAGGTCAACAGGCAGGCCATTTTTTATTTGACGAATGGAAGTCGGCAGCACCCTAAAATTTATGCCCTTTCCACCAATTGATATGGGACTGGGCAAGGCGAAGCCGTTTTAAAACTGAAGGTCAATTAGATGAAACACCCGCTGCGAGTGATCGCGGTTTAAATAACTTATTATGAAAGAACACCCCGTGCATTTTGACGAAAATGCTCAGCTTGCCCTTAAGGAATCAAAATACCAGGTCAGATTCAGGTTTTTTGAACATAGGGAAATGGATTGTATAGGGCTTGAGTTCAAGCCATGTTTATACATTTTGGATAGGATCAAAACATTGGAAGGCATCCGGTATAGTAAAACGCAAGGATGTTATTATCTGGAATATCAACTATCCGGTTTTCAGGACTTGAAGGAATTTTTCAGGCAGCATTCGATTTATGCGGATTCCAGGCAATTTTTGAAGGAAATCAAACAACTGCGATCTGA
This portion of the Saprospiraceae bacterium genome encodes:
- a CDS encoding M28 family peptidase, producing MNPHVVSLLLSFALHLQKIHFMYLPHFASPSQIKNFIIFMLLSFSSMSFAQYDPHLNIKVDVVYLSSDLLEGRETGSPGETLAAEYIAHRMKQIGLSPKGNDEWYHEFSFSKNPHGGAQMDGKGKNVLGFLNNKAKKTVVIGAHYDHLGYGAMGSRSPNEKAIHNGADDNASGIAAMLWLAENLKQEKN
- a CDS encoding phage integrase N-terminal SAM-like domain-containing protein, producing MKEHPVHFDENAQLALKESKYQVRFRFFEHREMDCIGLEFKPCLYILDRIKTLEGIRYSKTQGCYYLEYQLSGFQDLKEFFRQHSIYADSRQFLKEIKQLRSEPELPSATDTSESGKTAQNEIALFRIYLEQKRYAPNTIKTYCQAIATFLNWVGKPLAEVSMDDLILFNHQYIIRLQFSSSYQNQVVNAVKLFF
- a CDS encoding M15 family metallopeptidase, whose translation is MNIDNFLISGKFDPVTRDEFIEFKSDLDQDLLYLQLDVYVAFLRMKEFATKDSIQLSIVSAFRSYERQQEIWEGKWQGSLPVDGMDLNIFTNDPMAKAQKILEYTAPPGFSRHHWGTDIDINSVEPDYFDTEEGFRTYQWLLIHAGKFGFCQTYTAYNALRPGGFREEKWHWSYEPISYQIWSTQIKQLDHLQIGPFLGSEIFNQINLLEYIKNVNHCSELISEK
- a CDS encoding DinB family protein, with product MKCNIQVWDATSNGRNRDQEEIMTDSNQFVRNGCAEIDEITRFVNVHFGKMPPDLLNQRAGPGTWSIAENLKHLMVVNESYFPGFEALRNKNNSQNSNLISRWFAHKMGHWILKRVKRSGDHKMKTFSIWEPVQYSKPGSVVEDFEHHQGLLKTYLEWSVAWIEKGLVIASPANGLIRYRIEDAWNIIIEHEWRHLNQAMRMKANQKQQ
- a CDS encoding thioredoxin family protein, which codes for MALTESNMLRLGTEAPDFALPDVVSGKIVHLFSETNRDGYLIMFICNHCPYVVHIMDGLLKLLQDYSGKNIFIAAISSNDVDSYPQDGPDKMKELALTKEFKFPYLYDETQEIAKVYDAACTPDFYVFDRNKKLVYRGRMDESRPQSGIPVTGRDLRKALDAVLNGQTVDEVQYPSMGCNIKWKK